One window of Dermacentor albipictus isolate Rhodes 1998 colony chromosome 9, USDA_Dalb.pri_finalv2, whole genome shotgun sequence genomic DNA carries:
- the LOC139050100 gene encoding uncharacterized protein, whose protein sequence is MELRGLFLLTVLACGVRADDVKFSECKKFPAGISATPMTGGTFKVTAVSNDKRSAEVTLMLGDAKTFVITPVDSAGAIAMGEFTVDEASKTAAKEMMCGNMNKNGVVNMDPPGTATKITVKWMAKPDYKGKVMFEALGIHNATTTYNSTTAANDFEPAKDSNAPHAEDKDKDKKKDSKAAAAGLSAWMVMVAMGVIVVCGHRLSEAVN, encoded by the exons ATGGAGCTACGTGGCCTGTTCCTGCTGACTGTGCTGGCCTGTGGCGTAAGGGCGGACGATGTGAAGTTCTCTGAGTGCAAGAAATTTCCAGCAGGCATCTCTGCAACACCGATGACGGGCGGTACTTTCAAAGTGACCGCCGTGTCGAATGACAAACGCAGCGCAGAGG TCACCCTCATGCTGGGAGATGCCAAGACGTTCGTAATAACGCCCGTGGACAGCGCAGGAGCTATTGCGATGGGAGAATTTACAGTCGACGAGGCTTCCAAAACGGCAGCTAAGGAGATGATGTGCGGAAACATGAACAAG AACGGTGTAGTGAACATGGACCCGCCCGGTACTGCGACTAAAATCACAGTCAAGTGGATGGCTAAGCCTGATTATAAGGGCAAGGTCATGTTTGA GGCATTGGGCATCCATAATGCAACGACCACCTACAATAGCACAACAGCCGCAAACGACTTCGAGCCG GCAAAAGACAGCAACGCGCCGCACGCGGAAGACAAGGACAAGGACAAAAAGAAAGACTCGAAGGCGGCCGCAGCCGGCCTGTCCGCGTGGATGGTCATGGTCGCGATGGGAGTCATCGTGGTCTGCGGCCATCGCCTGAGCGAGGCTGTGAACTAG